The genomic region TCCGCTTCACGCTGGCTGACAGCTTCCCGACCACGCACAACCTGGTGTGGGACTGGGCGACTCACGCCTACTCCCTGACCTTTGTGATCTTCGGCGCACTCGCCGCGCGCTCGGAAGTCTTCTGGCAGGTGGTGGACCGGGTGGGCAGGCTGGCACTTGCCCTGACAGTCGCCGGCGGCGCGTTGCTGGCCTTTGCCTATCTCGATTTCGATGCGCGCTTTGCCGATTCCATAGAAGCCACGCTCTGGCGCACCCTGCGCCTTGCCTATGCGTGGTGGATGATCGTCACGCTGATCTGGCTGGCCAGGCGGCTGATCCGCTCAGGCTCGGCTGTGCTCACCCGGCTCAACGTGCTGATCTTCCCGGTCTTCATCGTCCACCAGACGATCACGGTCAGCGCGATCTATCTCATCACCGCCTGGAATATCCGCCTTGGCGGGCCGGGTGAGTTTCTGCTCGTGGCCGCCATCACTCTTGCTGGCAGCTGGGCCGTGGCAGGGGCCGCATCACGCATCGCGATCCTGCGGCCCCTGATGGGTATGAAATACCGGATCTAGCCCTCTTCACCCAGGTCCGGCACCGCCACGGCGTGGAAGCCGGCATCGACGTGGAGCACTTCGCCGGTGCACGAATGGCCAAGGTCAGACAGCAGGTAGAGCGCAGCCCCGGCCACGCCTTCCATGCGGGTGTCTTCTTTGAGCATCGACCAGTCCTTGCCGGTCTTCATCAGCGTCTTGCCGCCGGAAATTCCGGCCATGGCAAGGGTGCGCATCGGACCGGCGGAGATGGCGTTCACGCGGATACCCTGCGGACCAAGATCCCTTGCGATATAGCGGGTGGAAGCTTCCAGCGCCGCCTTGGCCACGCCCATCACGTTGTAATTGGGTACCACGCGCTCTGACCCCAGATAGGTCATGGAGATCATCGCGCCGCCCCCTTCTTCGCGGCTCGGCATCAGCGCGCTGGCGCGTTTGGCCGCGTCCACAAACGAGAAGGCCGAGACGTCCATCGCCCGCTTGAAGCCTTCACGCGTCGTGTTGTGGGTGAAGGAGCCTTTCAGCTCGTCCTTGCCGGCAAAGGCAATGGCGTGGACGAGGAAGTCCATCTTGCCCCACTTTTTCTCCAGCGCGGCAAAGCACGCGTCCATGGAGGCATCATCGGTGACATCAGCCGTGACCATGAAGGGTTCACAGGGCAGGCTTTCCACCAGCGGGCGCACGCGCTTTTCCAGCTCCTCGCCCTGATAGGAGAAGGCAAGCTCTGCGCCTTGCGCCGCGAGCTGCTGGGCAATGCCCCAGGCAATCGAGTTCTTGTTGGCCACACCCATGACAAGCCCGCGCTTGCCCTTCATCAGATTGCCGGCCGGATACACGCTGTCGCTCATGGGATAGTCCCTCCCGGATTGGTTATCTGCGCCGGGCGGCGATTCCAGCCCAGCGCGCATGTGTTTCCCGTCGCATAG from Glycocaulis abyssi harbors:
- a CDS encoding enoyl-ACP reductase yields the protein MSDSVYPAGNLMKGKRGLVMGVANKNSIAWGIAQQLAAQGAELAFSYQGEELEKRVRPLVESLPCEPFMVTADVTDDASMDACFAALEKKWGKMDFLVHAIAFAGKDELKGSFTHNTTREGFKRAMDVSAFSFVDAAKRASALMPSREEGGGAMISMTYLGSERVVPNYNVMGVAKAALEASTRYIARDLGPQGIRVNAISAGPMRTLAMAGISGGKTLMKTGKDWSMLKEDTRMEGVAGAALYLLSDLGHSCTGEVLHVDAGFHAVAVPDLGEEG